Proteins from one Corynebacterium epidermidicanis genomic window:
- a CDS encoding SAV_6107 family HEPN domain-containing protein, with the protein MNTVVSATTRFARRPQIKHIQMISRASVLLRDASWAYRAGNYSDAVEFSYQAALRTAGAYVAASPIAKRKRLPRSAWDQLSLVDGAGKGWARQFARFSQLRSRLLTGLEVDFEPVDALRLLNLSEQFLDFVESVGLETTVAA; encoded by the coding sequence ATGAATACCGTGGTATCCGCAACAACTCGTTTTGCTCGTCGACCACAAATTAAGCACATCCAGATGATTTCTCGAGCTAGCGTGCTGCTCCGAGATGCATCCTGGGCCTATCGGGCGGGAAACTATTCAGATGCGGTCGAATTTAGTTATCAAGCAGCGCTGCGCACAGCAGGTGCTTATGTTGCAGCCTCCCCCATAGCGAAGCGGAAACGGTTGCCCCGGAGTGCATGGGATCAATTATCGCTCGTTGATGGAGCAGGAAAAGGGTGGGCTCGACAGTTTGCTCGTTTTTCTCAACTGCGTTCTCGGCTGCTCACTGGGCTTGAGGTAGATTTTGAGCCCGTCGATGCCCTCCGATTGCTGAATTTGTCTGAGCAGTTTCTGGACTTCGTGGAGTCGGTTGGGCTTGAAACTACGGTGGCTGCATAG
- a CDS encoding DUF3040 domain-containing protein gives MALSEQELRALREIEQSLLADDPKFGSAVSGVEHHGGGGFTFSLQAIAIFVLGLVVLIGGIALSQTNLWFVALSVVGFLLMFGAGLWMIRANDAKTPAIPRPATLGSRPGPSAPSSGGGFTDRMDERFRGRFDDRS, from the coding sequence GTGGCGCTTTCTGAACAGGAGCTGCGTGCGCTCAGGGAGATCGAGCAATCTCTCTTGGCTGACGACCCTAAGTTCGGCTCTGCTGTGTCAGGGGTGGAGCACCACGGTGGCGGTGGCTTCACTTTTTCCCTCCAGGCTATTGCGATTTTCGTTCTTGGCCTAGTGGTGTTGATCGGCGGAATTGCTCTGAGCCAAACAAATCTCTGGTTCGTAGCGCTCAGTGTGGTTGGCTTTTTGCTCATGTTTGGCGCAGGTCTGTGGATGATTCGCGCTAATGATGCCAAAACTCCGGCGATTCCTCGGCCTGCAACCCTTGGCTCGAGGCCAGGGCCATCCGCTCCATCAAGTGGCGGTGGATTTACCGACCGGATGGACGAGCGCTTTCGTGGCAGGTTTGATGATCGTTCCTAA